TTCTTCATCCTGATGGACGCCGGTGTGGGCCTTGGCCCGCTGCTTCTGGGCATGCTCCTGCCACTGATGGGATTCCACGGCATGTACTGGGTGCTGGCCGCCGTCCTGCTGGCCTCCACGGTGCTCTACCGCTTTGTCCATGGACGAAAGAATTACCGGCCCGGCGCACCGGTGGAACCGGTGCGGGGGAAGCCTGCCGCCTGACACGGTAACCTCTTTCCCACACTGTCCAATGAGGGAAAGCAGAACGATGGCACGCGAGGAAACCACCTTGGCCGTTCCCGGTCCGGAGGGGGAGCGGCAGGTCCGCATCTCCAGTCCCGGGCGGGTCATCTGGCCGGATCCCGGAATCACGAAACTGGATCTGGCCCGCTATTTCGCGGAGGTGGGTGAGGCGTTCATCCGGGCCAACGGCGGCCGGCCCGTCTCGCTGGAGCGCTTCCCGGAGGGCATCGGCGGAGAGGTGTTCTTCTCCAAGAATCCGCCGCGCGGAATGCCGGACTGGATGCGTGCCGTCACCGTGAAATACCCGAGCGCCCGTTCACACCCGCAGGTGGTGCTGGATGAGCCTGCCGCCGCGGTGTGGGCGGCGCAGATGAACACGGTGGTGTTCCATCCCTGGCCGTCGCGGGCGGAGAACACGGACAACCCGGACCAGCTGCGCATTGACCTGGATCCGCAGCCGGGCACGGATTTCGACGACGCCGTGCGTCCGGCCCAGGAACTGCGGTCCATCCTTGCCGAGGCCGGGTTGGACGCCTACATCAAGACTTCGGGCAACCGGGGCATCCACCTCTTCGCGCCCATCCGTCCGGAGCGTGAATTCCTGGACGTCCGGCATGCCGTGATTGCCGCAGCCCGGGAGGTGGAGCGCCGGATGCCGGACCAGGTGACCACGGCCTGGTGGAAGGAAGAACGCGGCACACGGGTGTTCGTGGACTTCAACCAGGCCAACCGCGACCGGACCATGGCCGGCGCGTACAGCCCGCGGGCGCTCCCGAACGCACCCGTCTCCTGCCCGATCACCTGGGACGAGCTGGAACGGGTGCATCCTGCGGACTTCACTATGCAGACAGTTCCGGAGCGGCTGCGCACCGTCGGGGATCCCTGGGCGGAGATGTCCGCCCGGCCGGGGTCCATCGATGTCCTGCTGGGCTGGTGGGAACGGGACCTGGCCAACGGGCTGGGCGAACTGCCCTTCCCGCCGGACTATCCGAAGATGCCGGGGGAGCCGCCGCGGGTCCAGCCCAGCCGCGCCCGTCGAAAGGACTAGGCTGCGGGGTCGTGTTCAATGAGCCTGCCGTCCCGCATGGCCGCCACGTCATCGGTCAGGGGTACGAACTCGGTATCGTGGGTCACCATCACCGTACCCAGGTCGAATTCGCGTGTCACGGCAACCAATAGGCGGACAATCGCCTCGGACCGGTCGTGGTCCAGCGCGGCGGTGGGTTCGTCCACCAGCAGCAGCGACGGACTGCCCATGAGGGCACGGGCAATGTTGACCCGCTGACGCTGTCCACCGGAGAGCTGGTGGGGACGGCGGGCCGCGACGGATTGGGACAGCCCCACGAGTTCCAGGAGCTCCCGTGCCCGGGACTCGGATTCCTTCCCGGCCCTGCCGCGCAGCCGGTCAGTGATGACGAGCTGCTCCACGGCCGTGAGGGAAGGAAGCAGGTTCGCCTGCTGGAAGACGATGCCAAGTTCGGTACGCCGCAGTGCAGTCCGGCCGGCGTCGTCCAGTTCGCCGACATCCCGGCCGCCCACCGTCACGGT
This genomic stretch from Arthrobacter sp. zg-Y1110 harbors:
- a CDS encoding ABC transporter ATP-binding protein, whose protein sequence is MAETSASALVPPTLAAATAALHLQDVTLEYPDGVSTLKALDRVSLTVPRGKILSLVGPSGSGKSSLLAVAATLIRPASGTVTVGGRDVGELDDAGRTALRRTELGIVFQQANLLPSLTAVEQLVITDRLRGRAGKESESRARELLELVGLSQSVAARRPHQLSGGQRQRVNIARALMGSPSLLLVDEPTAALDHDRSEAIVRLLVAVTREFDLGTVMVTHDTEFVPLTDDVAAMRDGRLIEHDPAA
- the ligD gene encoding non-homologous end-joining DNA ligase; this encodes MAREETTLAVPGPEGERQVRISSPGRVIWPDPGITKLDLARYFAEVGEAFIRANGGRPVSLERFPEGIGGEVFFSKNPPRGMPDWMRAVTVKYPSARSHPQVVLDEPAAAVWAAQMNTVVFHPWPSRAENTDNPDQLRIDLDPQPGTDFDDAVRPAQELRSILAEAGLDAYIKTSGNRGIHLFAPIRPEREFLDVRHAVIAAAREVERRMPDQVTTAWWKEERGTRVFVDFNQANRDRTMAGAYSPRALPNAPVSCPITWDELERVHPADFTMQTVPERLRTVGDPWAEMSARPGSIDVLLGWWERDLANGLGELPFPPDYPKMPGEPPRVQPSRARRKD